A DNA window from Solanum lycopersicum chromosome 3, SLM_r2.1 contains the following coding sequences:
- the LOC101249439 gene encoding uncharacterized protein, with protein sequence MSNLSKLEFVALDISGKNYLSWVLDAEIHLAAEGLDATITQGNEASSQDKAKAMIFLRHHLDEGLKIEYLTVKDPLELWTDLKGRYDHLKATVLPRARYEWMHLRFQDFKTVIEYNSAVFRITSQLKLCGETIKDEDMLEKTLTTFHASNVILQQQYREKGFQKYSELISCLLVAEQHNALLMKNHEVRPTGAAPLPEANVVEARDQSKVKRDDHRGYNNARGRGKDKRRYTNRQGGGHNKRENNTSSQNNPSKSNCRRCGMKGHWKNECRTHEHFVRLYQNSFKKKGNKSGASSSNARAESHMTLKDDDKSGTSQKYDKDVEANLALKDDVFDGLGDITHMEVDDFFGDRN encoded by the coding sequence ATGTCGAATTTATCCAAACTTGAGTTTGTGGCATTAGATATTTCTGGAAAGAATTATCTTTCATGGGTACTCGATGCTGAGATTCACTTGGCTGCTGAAGGTCTTGATGCCACTATTACTCAGGGAAATGAAGCATCGAGTCAAGATAAGGCGAAAGCTATGATTTTCCTTCGTCATCATCTTGATGAGGGCCTGAAGATTGAATATCTGACGGTGAAAGATCCACTTGAATTGTGGACTGATTTAAAGGGGAGATATGACCACCTAAAGGCAACAGTGTTGCCAAGAGCTCGTTATGAGTGGATGCATTTACGGTTTCAAGATTTTAAGACCGTAATTGAATACAACTCTGCTGTATTCAGGATAACCTCCCAGTTAAAATTATGTGGGGAgactataaaagatgaggacatgTTGGAAAAGACACTTACTACTTTCCATGCCTCAAATGTGATATTGCAGCAGCAATATCGTGAAAAGGGTTTTCAGAAATATTCTGAACTAATTTCATGTCTTTTGGTGGCTGAGCAACATAATgctcttttaatgaaaaatcatgaagttcGTCCCACTGGAGCTGCTCCATTACCGGAGGCAAATGTGGTGGAAGCACGTGATCAATCTAAAGTAAAAAGAGATGATCATCGGGGATATAATAATGCACGGGGACGTGGCAAAGATAAAAGACGATACACTAATCGTCAAGGTGGTGGTCATAATAAAAGGGAGAACAACACGAGTTCTCAAAATAACCCCTCAAAAAGTAATTGTCGTCGATGTGGCATGAAAGGCCATTGGAAGAATGAATGTCGCACACATGAACATTTTGTAAGGCTCTATCAAAATTCctttaaaaagaaaggaaataaaagtggTGCTTCCTCTTCCAATGCTCGAGCTGAGTCACATATGACTCTTAAAGATGATGATAAGTCGGGAACATCTCAGAAATATGATAAGGATGTTGAAGCAAATTTGGCTTTAAAGGATGATGTTTTTGATGGCCTTGGTGACATTACTCATATGGAAGTTGATGACTTCTTTGGAGATCGAAACTGA
- the LOC101249997 gene encoding pectinesterase inhibitor 4-like: MEMSICKTLLFPLLTIALFISLPQTSRAATNEAYTNFVKTKCNVTTYISLCEKTLIPYASSVKTNSTRLCKAALDVTIKASKNASSTVSTLRKQKGITRIEASIIKDCIEDVKDAVYELKQAVEAMKHLGDKDKAFQLSNAKTYASAVITDADSCTEGFSGREVNPTVKEMINSSMANITKLASNALALINHLY; this comes from the coding sequence ATGGAGATGTCTATTTGCAAAACCTTGCTATTTCcccttttaacaattgcttTATTCATCTCACTACCACAAACATCCAGAGCTGCTACTAATGAAGCCTACACAAACTTCGTCAAAACTAAATGCAACGTCACCACATACATTTCCCTTTGCGAAAAAACACTAATTCCGTATGCGTCTTCAGTGAAAACCAACTCCACAAGGCTATGCAAAGCAGCTCTTGATGTAACCATAAAAGCCTCAAAAAACGCCTCTAGCACTGTCTCAACACTGAGAAAACAAAAGGGAATAACCCGAATTGAAGCATCCATAATTAAAGACTGCATAGAAGATGTGAAGGATGCAGTGTACGAACTAAAGCAGGCTGTTGAAGCAATGAAACATTTAGGTGATAAAGATAAGGCATTTCAGTTGTCTAATGCTAAAACGTATGCGAGTGCAGTAATAACAGACGCCGATTCGTGTACCGAGGGGTTTTCTGGACGGGAGGTAAATCCAACTGTCAAGGAAATGATAAATAGCAGCATGGCAAATATTACCAAACTTGCCAGCAACGCCTTGGCGCTCATTAACCATCTTTATTGA
- the LOC109119736 gene encoding uncharacterized mitochondrial protein AtMg00670-like, translated as MGSRRLNLAALFIFFLRNYLLSHLGILCSQLLSGILILSVGGSFPLPGPSGQASGAEFEEDHFGIDVLLESWEKSTETGMLVDQPEPEPGHVPPAIQVAPRANEAGPPNQPPRVVPYPYQLDEVIGGIPFSLSSEGS; from the coding sequence ATGGGGTCTCGAAGACTGAATTTAGctgctttatttatattttttctaaggAACTATTTGTTATCCCATTTAGGGATTTTGTGTTCTCAACTTCTCTCTGGGATTTTGATTTTAAGTGTCGGGGGATCATTTCCTCTTCCGGGCCCTTCTGGGCAAGCAAGCGGGGCTGAGTTTGAAGAGGATCATTTTGGGATTGATGTCCTCTTGGAATCATGGGAAAAATCTACGGAGACGGGCATGTTGGTGGATCAGCCAGAACCAGAACCAGGACATGTGCCGCCTGCTATTCAAGTAGCTCCCCGAGCGAACGAAGCTGGTCCACCAAATCAGCCCCCACGAGTGGTCCCCTATCCGTATCAACTGGATGAAGTGATAGGGGGGATTCCGTTCAGTCTATCCAGCGAAGGCTCCTAG
- the LOC101250284 gene encoding 7-deoxyloganetic acid glucosyltransferase-like has translation MAETSITPHVLIFPLPLQSTINSNLQLAELLCLAGLRVSFLNTNHNQQRLVANSNVESRFKQYTGFQFLTISDGLPEDNPRSGEQFGDIISSLQTMAEPYLKQMLSGLVKEPITCVILDGLFYYGVDIGNEMGVPVVIFDTISPSCFWIYLSLPKLIEAGVLPFKGNDIDALVTHVPAMEGFLRRRDLPHFCLLDYKIDQNSQAVFKEIERIPKAHGLILNSFEELDGPFLYNIRSYFPKTYAIGPLPLNLKTRLAAKATPLLSSSNSMWEEDHTSIKWLDAQSKGSVIYVSFGSLVVVSRDEIMEFWHGLMNSKVKFLWVMRPNMLKGDASHDQFMKELVEGCKGIGYIVSWAPQEMVLAHPSVGGFLTHSGWNSTLESIIEGKPMICWPQYVDQRVTSRLVNEFWKIGLDMKDICDRFVVEKLVKDLMETKKDEYTKSVEKLSELAKLSVEEGGLSYSNLDCLINDIKGLSRTVENGEMHNNVTSY, from the exons ATGGCAGAGACATCCATTACTCCTCATGTTCTCATCTTTCCTCTCCCTTTACAAAGCACAATAAACTCCAATCTACAATTAGCTGAGCTCTTATGTCTTGCTGGGCTTAGAGTCAGTTTTCTCAACACAAATCACAATCAACAACGTCTCGTTGCTAACTCAAATGTCGAATCTCGTTTCAAACAATATACTGGATTCCAATTCCTTACGATATCCGATGGCCTCCCTGAGGACAACCCGCGATCAGGCGAACAATTCGGAGACATTATCAGCTCCTTGCAGACCATGGCTGAGCCTTATCTTAAACAAATGCTTAGTGGCCTTGTTAAGGAGCCGATCACATGTGTTATACTTGATGGACTGTTTTATTATGGTGTGGATATTGGAAATGAGATGGGAGTTCCAGTTGTTATATTTGACACTATTAGTCCTTCCTGCTTTTGGATTTATCTTTCTCTCCCCAAACTAATTGAGGCTGGAGTTCTTCCCTTCAAAg GAAATGACATCGATGCATTGGTAACACATGTACCAGCCATGGAAGGTTTTCTTAGACGACGAGATCTTCCACACTTTTGTCTTTTAGATTATAAAATCGATCAAAATTCTCAAGCTGTTTTTAAGGAAATTGAGCGTATCCCAAAAGCCCATGGACTCATATTAAATTCGTTTGAAGAGTTAGATGGGCCTTTTCTTTATAATATTCGTTCTTACTTTCCTAAAACATATGCAATTGGACCATTGCCATTGAACTTGAAGACTAGACTTGCTGCTAAAGCTACTCCACTATTGTCATCCTCAAATAGCATGTGGGAAGAAGACCATACTTCCATTAAATGGCTCGATGCGCAATCCAAGGGATCTGTAATCTATGTAAGTTTTGGAAGCCTTGTTGTTGTTTCAAGAGATGAGATCATGGAATTTTGGCATGGACTAATGAATAgtaaagttaaatttttgtgGGTAATGAGGCCTAACATGTTGAAGGGAGATGCATCACATGATCAATTTATGAAGGAACTTGTTGAGGGTTGCAAAGGAATTGGTTACATTGTGAGTTGGGCTCCACAGGAGATGGTACTAGCCCATCCATCGGTTGGTGGGTTTTTAACCCATAGTGGATGGAACTCGACACTGGAAAGTATCATCGAGGGAAAGCCCATGATATGTTGGCCTCAATATGTGGACCAAAGAGTTACAAGTAGACTAGTAAATGAATTTTGGAAGATAGGGTTAGACATGAAAGATATTTGTGATAGATTCGTCGTAGAGAAACTGGTAAAAGATCTTATGGAAACAAAAAAGGATGAGTACACGAAATCAGTTGAGAAATTATCAGAACTTGCAAAATTAAGTGTTGAAGAAGGAGGTTTATCGTATAGTAACCTCGACTGTCTCATCAATGATATCAAAGGGTTAAGTAGAACTGTAGAGAATGGGGAAATGCATAACAACGTGACAAGCTACTAG